In Rhodanobacter denitrificans, the sequence CGCACGCATCCACTATCTCGACGTGGCGGCGGAACAGCATGCCGTGACCGACACCCTGGCGCGCGATGCCGAGGCGAAAGCCGCGGGCGTGACGGTGGTGCCGGCGATGGCTTTCTACGGCGGCCTCGCCGATCTGCTGGCCAGCGCCGCGCTCGACGGCGCCACCGACGCGGACACGGTGGACATCGCCGTCGCGCTCGACGGCTGGCATCCGACGCGCGGCACCCGCCTCACCGGCGAGCGCAACCATTACCCGCGCACGTACGTCGAGCAGGGCCGCACCTGCACCGTGCCCGACCCCGCGCCCGTGCGCGAGACCGACTTCCCGGCACCGTTCGGGCGGCTGGAAACGGTGCTGCTGCCGCTGTCCGAGGCCATCGTGGTGCCGCACCACATCGCCTGCCGCAACCTGCACTCGTGGATGAACCTGGCACCGCTGCGCGACTTGCGCGATCCGGCCACGCCAGCGCCGCTCGCCGCCGACGCCAGCGGCCGCTCCGCACAGCGTTTCGTCGTCGACGTGCATGTGCGGCGCGGCAACCGCGCGTGCCGCGCGATCGCCCGCGGACGCGACATCTACGCCGTCACCGCGCCACTGCTGGTCGAGGCGCTGCAACGCATCCTCGACGGCCGTGCCCGCAGGCACGGTGCGCTCGCCGCGGGCCAGGCGTTCGACGCGCGCGACTTCCTGGCCGCGCTCGCACCCACGGCGCTCGCGGTCACGTTCGAGGCTGCCCCGGGGCTGGCCGTCGCCCGCTGAGTGCGGATTCGGGCGACCGCCACCGCTATACTGGCGAACCCCCGCAAGGACCCGCCATGAGCGAAGACCACGTCGCCGAACTCGTCGAACTGCTGCAGCTGGAACGGTTGGAGGACAACCTGTTCCGCGGCCAGAGCCGCGACATCGGCACCCGTTTCGTGTTCGGCGGCCAGGTACTGGGGCAGGCGCTGGCGGCGGCGCAGCAAACGGTCGACCCGTCGCGCGAGGCGCATTCGCTGCACGCCTATTTCCTGCGCGCCGGCGACATCGAGGCGCCGATCGTGTACAGCGTGGAGCGCACCCGCGACGGCGGCACGTTTTCCTCGCGGCGGGTGGTGGCGATCCAGCACGGTCAGCCGATCCTGAACGGATCGATCTCGTTCCAGGCGCCC encodes:
- a CDS encoding saccharopine dehydrogenase family protein — its product is MTAHSSHRIAVYGAYGHTGRFVVAELRRRGFVPVACGRDAARLHDLATVAGVEVRVASTDDPAALDAAFAGTAAVLHCAGPFLDTAAPVLDAALRARIHYLDVAAEQHAVTDTLARDAEAKAAGVTVVPAMAFYGGLADLLASAALDGATDADTVDIAVALDGWHPTRGTRLTGERNHYPRTYVEQGRTCTVPDPAPVRETDFPAPFGRLETVLLPLSEAIVVPHHIACRNLHSWMNLAPLRDLRDPATPAPLAADASGRSAQRFVVDVHVRRGNRACRAIARGRDIYAVTAPLLVEALQRILDGRARRHGALAAGQAFDARDFLAALAPTALAVTFEAAPGLAVAR